ACTGAAGAGATAGTCGAATCTCCCGCAAAGGAATCGTCGGGAAGTGGAGCGGCAGATGCAGATTTGGTTGAGGAACCAGTATCTGAAGTACCAACAACTGCAATATCTCCAACACCACAAATTGTTGCACCATCAATAAACCGATTAGATGCGGAAGCAGAAGAGATAACAACTGAAGAGATAGTCGAATCTCCCGCAAAGGAATCGTCGGGAAGTGGAGCGGCAGATGCAGATTTGGTTGAGGAACCAGTATCTGAAGTACCAACAACTGCAATATCAGCGTCTACACAAATTGTGGAATCACAAATTCAGCAATTAGATACAGAAAAAGAGACGGAAGAAGAGGCAAAAGAGGCAGAAGAGACAAAAACTGAAGCAAAAGCAGAATCTCCAGATGAAGCGTTGGTAAGGTTGTCGTCGGATGTCGATTTAGAAGAAGAAATAGCCGCCGAAAGGGAAACAAGGACAACTGAAGTTTCAGAAATTGATGAAACATCGGCCAATCAACCAACGGCAACAGAAGCAACAATCGATGGGGTAGAAGTTTGGTTTAACAAAGGTTTGCAGCAAGCAATGGCGGGAGATTTTCAGGCAGCTATTGCTAACTGGAATAAAGCGTTAGAATTAAAATCGGACTTTTACGAAGCATGGAATAACCGGGGCAATGCGCTAGCGAATATAGGAGAGTATGAAGAAGCGATCGCATCTTACGATCGAGCAGTAGAATACAAACCAGACTATTACCAAGCTTGGTACAATCGCGGCAATGCACTGGGTAACTTAGGCCAACATGAAGAAGCGATCGGCTGTTACAGTAAAGCAGTAGAATACAAACCAGACTTTTACCAAGCTTGGTACAATAAAGGCTGTGCGCTTTATAATATAGGGCAACAAGAAGATGCGATCGCTTCCTACAGCAAAGCCCTGGAATTCAAATCAGACTATCACCAAGCTTGGTACAACCAAGGCACTCTTCTATATAACATAGGTAAGAATGAAGAGGCGATCGCAGCTTACGATCGAGTCATAAAATTTAAGCCAGAAGATCACCAAGCCTGGATTAACCGAGGCATTGCCGCCAGAGATTCGATCGACTATAATTCTGCCGTTGCCTCTGTACCAGCTACCCAGAACCAAGATTTGAACTTGCGAGGGTATGAGGGAGAACTGGCAAGCTATCAGGAAGGATTGAAGTATTGTCAACAAGATACCCACCCAGAAGGTTGGGGCGATTTGCACAGAGCGATCGGCAACGCCCACTATTTTAAAGGGCGATCGGCTCCAAATCCCAGCGATTATTACCGTCAAGCTGTCGATGAGTACAACGAAGCCCTAAAAACAATCACTGAAGCAGATTTTCCCGAACTGCATCTAGAAGTTTTGCAATCTTTAGTTCGCGCAGATTTGGGTTTGGGACAAAAAGATGAAGCCGCAGAAATACACCAACGCGGCGTAGAATTGTTGCAGCGCTTGTTAAACGAACCGCAACGTTCCCAGTCCAGTAAAAAACAACTCGCACTCAAACAAGCCGCTTTTCAGCAGCTGACAGTAGATATCGCCATCCAGTCTGGGCAATTTATAGAAGCTTTAGAAGCAGCCGAAGCTGGAAAAAATTCCTGCTTGCATTGGTTACTGTATGGCTGGAAGGAAGAGGTTCCCTCACCGAAATATGCCGAAATTCAACAAATTTTGAATCCGACAACAGCCGTCGTTTACTGGCACATCAGCCCCTGTGCCTTAACCACTTTTATCATCAAAAATGATGCCCCAGCACCTATAGTTTTACCAGCCAATCGTTCTTTGGAAAAGAACGAGTACCTCAATCGCTTGGTAAAATTTGAAAATTGGGTAAAAGATTGGAATCAACAATACCAAGAATATCAGCCAGAAAACTCAGATTCCCTCGCCGTCAGTGAGGAGGACAAGAGTGGGATCGACTGGCGGGATAAATTACCGGAAACGATCGCCCAACTGCGTCAAATTCTCGGCATTTCCACAATAGAACTATTGCTGGCCGGAATTGATAAGTTGATATTTATTCCTCACCGCGACTTGCATCGCTTACCCCTTCACGCTTTGTTTGCCGATAAATTCAGGATCGCTTATTTACCCAGCGCCCAAATTGGACTGAATCTACGGGAAAACACCCCATCCACTACTCAACAGCCAGCCGCAAGCACTCTTTTGACTGTGGAACAACCCGAAAGTACAGGATTAAAGCCACTGCTATTTGCGAAAATTGCATCCAGTGCGATCGGTCAAATGTTTGCCAATCCCACCCGTATTATCGGCCCTTCCTGCACCCGCCCACAACTGGAAACCTTACTGCAACAACCTCACAGCATCTTTCACTTTGCCGGATACAGCAGTGACAATTCCCAAAATCCCAGCCGATCGGCCCTAGCCTTATCCGGCGACGATAAACTGACCTTAGCAGAAATTGTTCAAATACCCTTCAACGAATATCAACTGATCGCTCTTTCCGCTTGCGAAACCGCCGTTAAGGGGAATCAAACCATCTCCAGCGAATACGTCGGCTTAGTCAGCGGTTTTCTCTCCCAAGGCGCGTCCCACATCCTCAGTACTCTGTGGACAGTTGACGACTTCTCCACCGCACTGTTTGCAATTCGCTTCTACCAATTATTCAAAGCAGGTGCGAATCCCAGCGTCGCCTTCAAACAAGCTCAAAACTGGCTTCGTACCGTCACCTACGCCCAACTTGCCGAGTGGTATATAGCATTGCCAACAGATGAAATCCGCGATACCGACCCTGACGGCTGGGAACACCTGCAAAGCCTTGCCAAACACATTCAGGATCGCTCAGACAATTCCAGCGATCCCCCTTACAGCCATCCTTACTACTGGGCTGGATTTACGATCGCTGGCAAGGTTAATTCCTAGTAACTCAAGTTGCTAGTTAGATTGAGTAGGGTGCTTCAGAACTTTAAAATTAATGACGATCGCGAAAATTCTGCCTCTGACGCACCCCACCAACTCAAAAAAATAACTACCAACTTGCATTAGCAGCAGAACTGCCAACTACACCTTCTATGCTTTGTTTTGAGTGCAGACCTTGTTAATCTATCCCCACCTACTTCTATTTGCTTATAACCTGGAAGAAAAGTCAGACGGCAAAGAAATCAGCCAGCCGA
This genomic window from Aerosakkonema funiforme FACHB-1375 contains:
- a CDS encoding CHAT domain-containing protein, which codes for TEEIVESPAKESSGSGAADADLVEEPVSEVPTTAISPTPQIVAPSINRLDAEAEEITTEEIVESPAKESSGSGAADADLVEEPVSEVPTTAISASTQIVESQIQQLDTEKETEEEAKEAEETKTEAKAESPDEALVRLSSDVDLEEEIAAERETRTTEVSEIDETSANQPTATEATIDGVEVWFNKGLQQAMAGDFQAAIANWNKALELKSDFYEAWNNRGNALANIGEYEEAIASYDRAVEYKPDYYQAWYNRGNALGNLGQHEEAIGCYSKAVEYKPDFYQAWYNKGCALYNIGQQEDAIASYSKALEFKSDYHQAWYNQGTLLYNIGKNEEAIAAYDRVIKFKPEDHQAWINRGIAARDSIDYNSAVASVPATQNQDLNLRGYEGELASYQEGLKYCQQDTHPEGWGDLHRAIGNAHYFKGRSAPNPSDYYRQAVDEYNEALKTITEADFPELHLEVLQSLVRADLGLGQKDEAAEIHQRGVELLQRLLNEPQRSQSSKKQLALKQAAFQQLTVDIAIQSGQFIEALEAAEAGKNSCLHWLLYGWKEEVPSPKYAEIQQILNPTTAVVYWHISPCALTTFIIKNDAPAPIVLPANRSLEKNEYLNRLVKFENWVKDWNQQYQEYQPENSDSLAVSEEDKSGIDWRDKLPETIAQLRQILGISTIELLLAGIDKLIFIPHRDLHRLPLHALFADKFRIAYLPSAQIGLNLRENTPSTTQQPAASTLLTVEQPESTGLKPLLFAKIASSAIGQMFANPTRIIGPSCTRPQLETLLQQPHSIFHFAGYSSDNSQNPSRSALALSGDDKLTLAEIVQIPFNEYQLIALSACETAVKGNQTISSEYVGLVSGFLSQGASHILSTLWTVDDFSTALFAIRFYQLFKAGANPSVAFKQAQNWLRTVTYAQLAEWYIALPTDEIRDTDPDGWEHLQSLAKHIQDRSDNSSDPPYSHPYYWAGFTIAGKVNS